Proteins encoded by one window of Lycium barbarum isolate Lr01 chromosome 11, ASM1917538v2, whole genome shotgun sequence:
- the LOC132617132 gene encoding prohibitin-1, mitochondrial yields the protein MNLNNVKVPKMPGGGAGSALIKLGVVAGLGVYGVANSLYNVEGGHRAIVFNRITGVKDKVYPEGTHFMIPWFERPTIYDVRARPHLVESTSGSRDLQMVRIGLRVLTRPVADQLPTVYRTLGENYNERVLPSIIHETLKAVVAQYNASQLITQRENVSREIRKILTDRAANFNIALDDVSITSLTFGKEFTAAIEAKQVAAQEAERAKFVVEKAEQDKRSAIIRAQGEAKSAQLIGQAIANNPAFITLRKIEAAREIAQTISHSANKVYLSADDLLLNLQDLNLDTGKR from the exons ATGAATCTCAACAATGTTAAGGTTCCTAAGATGCCTGGTGGTGGTGCAGGATCTGCTTTGATCAAGTTGGGAGTGGTGGCTGGTCTTGGTGTGTATGGAGTTGCTAACAGTCTCTACAATGTTGAAGGTGGACATCGTGCAATTGTGTTCAACCGTATTACTGGTGTTAAAGATAAG GTTTATCCAGAAGGGACACATTTCATGATCCCTTGGTTTGAAAGGCCAACTATATATGATGTTCGTGCACGTCCTCATCTAGTGGAAAGTACTTCAGGAAGTCGTGACCTTCAGATG GTAAGAATTGGTCTTCGAGTTCTCACTCGTCCTGTTGCTGACCAACTACCCACTGTTTACCGAACACTTGGTGAAAACTATAATGAAAGGGTCCTGCCTTCAATTATTCACGAGACTTTGAAAGCTGTGGTTGCCCAGTACAACGCAAGCCAGCTCATCACCCAGAGAGAG AATGTTAGCAGAGAGATACGCAAGATTTTGACAGATAGGGCAGCTAACTTCAACATTGCGCTAGATGATGTGTCCATTACTAGTCTGACTTTTGGAAAGGAATTTACAGCTGCAATTGAAGCAAAACAGGTGGCTGCTCAAGAAGCTGAGAGGGCGAAGTTTGTTGTGGAAAAGGCTGAGCAAGATAAGCGAAGTGCTATAATTAGAGCTCAG GGTGAAGCTAAGAGTGCTCAGCTGATTGGTCAAGCTATTGCCAATAATCCAGCATTTATCACGCTTAGGAAAATTGAAGCCGCAAGAGAAATTGCGCAGACTATTTCACATTCAGCCAACAAGGTGTACTTGAGTGCTGATGATCTTTTGCTCAACCTTCAAGACTTGAACTTGGACACTGGAAAAAGGTGA